The sequence below is a genomic window from Romeriopsis navalis LEGE 11480.
CTAAGTTCTGCAAACCCTGAATCTGGTCCCGCAGCCGGGCCGCATGTTCAAAGTTCAACTCTTCCGCTGCCTTTTCCATCTGCCCGGACAAATTGTCCACCAGCTCCGAACTCCGCCCCTGGAAAATCATTGCCACTTTTTGCAAGATTTTGCGATAGTCTTCCGAAGACACCAATCCCTGACATACCCCCGGACAACGACCAATATCGTAATTCAGACAAGTTCGATCTTTAAATAAAGGCTGTCGCCGCTGGCGCAACGGGAAAATTCGCTTCACTAGCCCCAAAGTGCTACGCAGCAAATGCGTATCCACATACGGGCCATAATAGCGATCGGACTTTTTTCCCGCCCGCCGCTTCCGCGTGATAAAAATCCGGGGATATTCATCCGACCAGGTAATACAGAGATAGGGATATTTCTTGTCGTCCTTCAGCGCCACATTGAAATGGGGCTGATGTTGCTTAATTAGATTCGCCTCGAGGGCCAGTGCTTCGGCTTCCGTATCGGTGACGATCACCTCAATATCCGTGACCTGCTTCACCATTAGCTGAATGCGGGGCCGCGTATCATGGCCATTGAAATACTGTCGCACCCGCGATCGGAGCTTCTTTGACTTACCAATATAGAGAATCTGGTCCGTCGCATCCCGCATGTAATAGACGCCTGGCTCCGGCGGAATTTCTTTCAGCCGTGCTTCAAGTCGTTCAGGCTCCTTCATCAAGGGCTGAACTTCCGATTTAGATGCGCTGGAAGCCATACAGACGGGAGAAATAAGCGGACTTTCCCCATTGTACCGCTTCCACCTAACCGCTACACCCACAGGTCTTGCTTCCATTGCCTAAAAAGACGATGCAAAATCCTGGGCAAACTGGTTAAACGGAATTAGAGCTACGGGTATCTTCAAAATCTAAATTACGCTGAGCGAGTTTGAATACTATATCGTTTCTCCGGCTAAACAGTTCTCAGGCTAAACAATTTGCGAGGTATTGCTGGATTTCGATCGGGTTAATCTTGTGTCCGATACAGACGAGTTGATTGGAAGGTTGGTCTTCCCAGGTCGAATCATCCAGATGAAATCGCCGTCCACTCAGTTGGAAAACGTGCCGCGCTGGACTTTCCTCAAACCACAGAATCCCTTTCATCCGGTAGATGTTTACTGGCAATTGATTATCCAAAAAATGCTGAAATTTGCGCAGGGAAAATGGACGTTTGGACTGGAAAGAGACCGATAAATAGCCGTCGTTCTGCAAATGTCGCGGTTTTGGCTGATTCTCTGTTTCTGTGATCTCCAGAGGATAATTCTCGGACTGCGCCAGCTTCACGTCCAGAATTAGCGGCAGCGGAACTTCACCATGCTGCATATGCAAAATTCTGGCACCTTCTTTGGTTTCATGAATTTGCGTCTCGACTTTGCCCAAACGATCTGTTGTAACTAGATCCGTTTTGTTCAGTAGCGCAATATCGCCGTACATAATCTGCTTCACCGCCGCTTCCCCTTGCTTCAGGGAGAAGTTCTCAGCATCGACAACGGTTAAAATACCGTCGACATAGGTCAGGTCCCGTAGTTCAGAGCCCAGAAATGTCAGGGCGATCGGGAGTGGGTCGGCCACCCCGGTGGTTTCTACGATCAGATAGTCCAGCTTTTCCGGCCGTGCCAACACTTCGTACACCGTGTTCGCCAAGCTGTCGTTGATCGTGCAGCAAATACAGCCATTGCTCAGCTCAACCATATCTTCCCCAACCGTCATCAACAGTTGACTATCGATATTGATATCCCCGAATTCATTGACCAGAACCGCCACTTTCAAATCCTGACGATTCTGCAAAATGCGGTTGAGCAAGGTCGTTTTGCCGCTGCCGAGAAAGCCTGTGATGATCGTGACAGGCAATTTTTGATTGCGAACTCCATCCAGACTTTCTAGCATTTCTCAGCGCCTCACCGGGGTAAACGTAAATCAGAATTTAGTGGAACTGGGGAGTATGGCGAATCAAGTCCATAAATTCCCGACGGGTGCGCGCATCGTCGGCAAAACATCCGCGCATCGCACTGGTGACAGTCCACGATCCCGGCTTTTGCACACCGCGCATGACCATGCACATATGGGTCGCTTCCACGACGACTGCGACTCCCTGTGGTTGTAGTAAGCCTTGTAATGCTTCGGCAATTTGATTAGTCAGACGTTCCTGCACTTGGAGTCGGCGAGCATACATTTCCGCAATGCGCGCTAGCTTCGAAAGGCCAATGACTTTACCGTTGGGGATATAGGCAATATGGACACGGCCCAAAATCGGCAGAATATGGTGCTCACAGGAGCTGAATAAATCAATGTCCCGCACCAGTACCATTTCATTGGCATCTTCATGGAAAATTGCCCCGTTGAGCAATTCATCTAGGGACTGATTATAGCCAGAAGTCAGGTGTTGTAGTGCTTTAACAACGCGCTTCGGCGTATCGATAAGGCCTTCACGATCGGGGTCCTCACCCAGGCCAATCAGCAATGTGCGGACGGCTTGCTGCATTTCTTCATCGGAAACGCGGGGTTTAGCACTGGTGGAGATTTGGGCCAATGTTTCGTTAGCGGTTACGTTCGCTAAAGATTCTGCAGGAATTTGTGCTGTCATGGGGTTTGTGATGGATAAGGAAAACGATTCAAGCTCGATCAGGCGTCGATCACTACCGCACCGTTTGAAGATTACTCTTTCACCGAAGTAGCGCTAAAACATCGAGCAAGATTAACTATAAAGAATAAGAATCATTCTCATTCTCAATTAGCGTAACATAGTTTTGCCTGGTCCGACTGCAAGGTGAAATTGCCCAAATTCAAGTGTTTGTCACACCCTGTTTGAAATATTCAGTTAATTACAAGTGTTATCGCCCAAAGCCCTTGGGGCTTGTCTGGCAGGCGACTTGCTGAAACTGAATCTGTCCTGATTCTGGATAAAACAGCGTATAGGTTGCCTGTTCACCACCGCCGACATTGCCAACACCGACTATATGTTTAGTCGGCAGTTCACGGGATTGATTAGTGGCAGGCTGATCAAGCGTTTGCACCGTTGACTGGATTTGTCCCATGGCAATCTCATAATCGAAGGTGAGTCCCGATCGACCACAAAATAGATAATTTGCTTCCATCCGCTGCAGTCGATCGACCAGCGTGACCACGGGAGTATCGGGTGTGAGCACATCATCGACCCCCAAACTACTGCCGTGGGCCAGTAAGCAATCCAGCTCAAAAATGCCAAATTCCCATGATTGGATTTGACGGACTAATTCCCGTGGAACGGCATCCCAAAGGGTTTTAGTCATAGCTGCACCGTATTGTTCAATCAGCGCCGTCGGCTCCCCGGTACGACCTAAACCGTGCAAAATCAACAGTTGCTCTTCCCACCAGCCTTGGCATACGGCGACCCGAGGTTCTCCCGGTCGACGTTGGTATAATCGCTTGATGAGTGCGGCATTATCGCCTTGCGGCCCAATCACATCACCCAGAATAAACATTTCATCGATCGCCAAGCGTGATTGCCGCACATCCGCTAAAACTGCCTCATAGGCTCGTAAATTTCCAACGATGCCTGATAATATTGCCCAAGCCATATCGTACTCCCAGCGCTAATCAATCCTCTTGTTTGCCAATCCTAGCGTTCGCAAATATGGCTGGGATCGTCCGCTCGTTCCGCATATTCCCAGCCGCGGGCTAAACGCCATGCAAAGATTTCGGGCAAACCTTTTTCGATAATTGCTGCACAAGTCTTTTGGTAATCGTACTCAACTTCTCGCAGCGTTACGTTCTGCGTTTCTGTTTCATAAATTACATAGGTCGCATTGGGGCGTCCATGCCGAGGCTCACCGACTGACCCGGCGTTGACGATCTTTTTCAATGATGTTGTAAATTCTTGCGTTATGGTTTTCTGTTTTGCTTTCTGATTCGATTTAACGGTGACAGAGTTGACTTTGACCGTAAATTGGCCTTGATCGAACTGGCGCACATAGGGAATGTGGGTATGGCCGCAAAACAGGACATCTGCCTCGGTTGCCATCACCCGCTCCATTGCCGCAAATGCATCCATTTCGGGCATGAGATACTCATGCTGATTGTGCGGACTGCCATGCACGAAACAGAGATTATCGTGGCGCAGTGTCAGGGGTAGTTGGGCGAGGAATTCCCGGTTCTCGGGATGCAGGGCTTGATCAGTCCAGACATGGGCTGCTTTGCCCCGTCGTTCGGCGATTAATGATGGATAGCTGCATTCACAGGCATTTAGCCCATCGACAATATCTTCATCCCAGCACCCCTGCACCGTCGGAATATCCAGCGATCGAATCATTTCGACGACGGCATTGGGATGGGGACCGTAGCCCACCAAGTCACCGAGGCAAAAGATTTGTTCAACCTGCTGGGCATCAATATCACATAACACTTCATTCAAGGCTTCATAGTTACCATGAATGCAGGACATAACAGCAATTTTCATTTAATGCTCTCCGGGAGTTAACTTACAGATGGGGATTGCAGCATTGATTGAATTTGGGATTGGTAATATTCAATTAAGCGATCGTCTAAACTGGCATCTTTGAGGCTTTGTTGTAGGGTGCGATGATTCACCTCGCCGATAATGGATAAGCCACTAAAGCGTTGGGGACGGCCTTGGAGATTACGGGTAATTTCTAGTTCTTCATAATCCGTTTGGACAGAGCCTGCAACGTAGTCGAAGTAAAGTGGATAGCCTTCGATCGTTTCTAATAATGCCTTCGCCCGCTGGACTTCGCCGTAGGCCCCTTGGGTGATCTCGGTCCAGAGCATGGCTAAACTCGGCGGATCGAGGATTTCCCCAGTTAAGTCGATGGACTGCGACGGTGATGTGCTGCTGCTGCCGTGGCCACCAGCGATCGTCCGACTGGCCCAGCCCACATCCACGGCCAAGTTCGAGGCTTGAATCCATAGGTACTCGGCTGGCGTGGCGGTAAGTTCTGGTAGGGTTGCACGATCGATATCACTCGGGAGTTCAATCAATAGATGCTGCACTTGTTCAGCCAGTTTCGCTAACTCCCCATGGCTGGGTGCAGCGCGTAAAATCCTGAGCCCAGGGCAAACATAGCTTAAGTAGGTTGCGTCGATCGTGGAGGGTTCGATTGACTGTGCATCAGCGGCATAATGCCAGTAGGCACAGGGTACGGCTAGCGAATCGATGTGATCGCGTATCCAAGTCGTTTTACCGGCTCCAGTCGCACCCGCGACCCAGGTAATTTGTAATGACATAGGACGACTAAAATTATGGTACAGGTGGCGGCGAGGGCTGACCGCCTAAGCCTTCGACAATTGCCTTCGTATTGGCGACTAACATCTTTTCATAGGTTTCAGCACCCGACCCGGCGTCGCCCAAACCATCACTAAATAATTGTTTCTCCGACACTTTAACTTGAGCGTCCTGAGCCAGTGCTTGCATCATTGCCAGATTCGCAGTGCTCTCGGTAAAGACCGTCGGTACTTGACTGGCTTTGACATCGTCAACTAATTCCTTGATGCGCGTGGGTGTGGCTTTGACATCGGTACTAATGCCTTGCAGTGCACCTTCGATCGGAATACCATAGGCCGCGCCATAATAGGCCAGCGCTTCATGGGTTGTGACTAGCTTGCGTTGCTTGGCCGGAATTGTGGCAATTGCCGTTTTAATCCAAGTATCGATTGCCGTCAGTCGATCGATGATTTGTTGTGCATTTTTGGCATACACCGCTTTATTTTCTGGCGATGCCTGGGTGAGTTGCTGTTGGATGACCTTGACCATCGCAATGCCATGCTGGGCATTATGCCAAACGTGGGGATCGGCTTCTGCTGATGCGGCGTTGGCTGACTTTTTCGCTTTGTCGTGGTCATGATCATGGTCGTGACCTTCTTCTTTCGCATGATCATGGTCATGTCCGCCTTGAAGTGGCTGCGCGACTGCTTGCTCATGCACCGCAATTTTTTGCACTGACTCGGGGGCTGACGCAATCAGCTTAATAATCCCTGGTTCGAATCCATAACCACCGTAGAGGACGAGTTTAGCGGTATCAATGGCTTTACGATCGTCTGGCGTGACTTGGTAAACATGGGGATCGACTCCGGCTTCGATTAAACAATTGATCTGAGCCGTTGACTGAGCAATCCGCTCCGCCAAGTCACAGAGGACGCTGTAGGTCGCAACCACCTGCGTTTGTGCTGCAGTATTCGATTTTTCAGCGGTGCGATTATCTGTAGAGCTAGTTGGGGACGAGCTACATCCAGCGAAGCCACCACCCACAACTGTCAGAATTGTGGCCAAGAAAAATAGTCGAGAGAAGAGAGAACGCATTGCAGGCGGCACTTACATCTTAGAGAGGTTTTTAAGGATCTCACACTAACATAAAATGATAATCGTTATCATTTTGGGATTCTAAAATCTTCTGGAAGATAATTGTGTCTGGAATCACTTGATAGATCTGTGTAACGAACAATCGCAAAGCGTTAAGACTATTCAGTGGCAACGCTTGGGCTGTCGTGCTGATGCTAGATTGAGGTGGTATATAACCCAATAGGAGGGTGTTTCTGATGACAACCATCACCCAAATGAAATGTGCCTGTCCTGACTGCCTATGTATTGTCAATCTCAACGATGCCGTTATGAAGGAGCAGAAACCCTATTGCAGCCAGGCCTGTGCCAATGGCCATACAGATGGCGGCAACTGTGCCCAAAGTAGCTGCGGGTGCCACTAGCGATTAGTGATTCAGTTTTAGTCATCGGGTTTTGCTCGAATTGCCTAGCACCCGGTCATTGCGATAATTTTGGCAACCATGATAAGTGGCTGGCTGTCAATGCAATATCGGATCTCATTCAGCTAGCTTTCTGAATACCGGCGATGAGTGCCAGTCCTTGAAGCATTGAGGGCTGGCATCTTGCTTGAGAGACAAACTCATTTGGATTATCTGTGTCATTGATTAATTGATTTGTATTTAGTTGCGCCTGTCTTTCAACTATTCTGGAAATAGAAAGTCAGCAGTATCGCCGTCTAAGGGCAAATGATTGCGATAGTATCGCTCTAATTCGGTGGCGGCGATCGGGTTTTCGCTAGGATTCTCAAAAAAGGCCTTCACCCGCAAATAACACCGTAGGCCCTCTGCGCCTGCATCCTCCTTAGTTGCCGCTTGAAAGTCCTCGGGAAATGTTTCACTGACACGCAGCCAGGCCTTCTGCAAAATCTTAGCGATCGCTTCATTGGGGGCTTGGTCCATCAATGTTTCTAAGCCTTCTAAGATATTGATGGTGTCCAGAATTTTGGCGTTTATGTCGGAATTTGCCATAGCTGATCGTGGGTTTATCAATTTTTAGTTTACCTAACTCCGTTAGAGGCTGTTTGATGATGACTGTCACTAGCCTCATTGTTCTTCGACTGAAATGCGGTTCATCCGATATGGCGCAGCGCCTGCTAATGGCTATAGCTGAAATGAGTTGATGTCGGATGCGGCGACTTTGCATGACAATTAGCGAGCTGATGGCGAATTATCGTAGGCTCAAGATTCCGTCCAATCACAACAACTTGATTTTTGCGTTGTGCCGTTGGCCATTGGTCCGTATCTAGCTGATACCGCTTGCCCGTCAACTGGAAAATGTGACGTGATGGAATATCCTCGAACCAAAGAATGCCTTTTGCGCGAAATACATCGACGGATAGCGCTTCTAGAAATTTCTGAAATGCGACGATCGAAAACGGCTGATCACTTTCGTAGGCAATCGAGATAAAGCCGTCTTGAGTTAGATGATCAGAATGATGGTGGTGATGTTCGTGGTCATGAGGATGATCATGGTCATGATGGTGGGCATGACTGTGATCGGCACTGTGGTCATGCGAATCGTGCCCATGGGTATGATCAGAATGGTGGTGGCGATGGTTATCGGAATCAGTCGCCGATCGTTCAATCTCTTCCTGAATCAACCCCGCATAGGCGTCAGTATCGGCACCACCCACATCCAGTAAAGCCGATAGGGGTACGCGGCCATGCTGTGACTGCAAGATTCTCGCGCCAGCTTTAATTTCATGAATAGTTACTTCTACTTCAGAGACCTTAGCCGCATCTACTAAGTCCGTTTTATTCAACAAAATAATATCGCCATAGGTAATCTGATTAAATGCAGCCTCGCTCTGAAAGTGTTCTGGCGTAAAAGTTTCCGCATCGACTAAAGTGATCACGGAATCTAAGCGGGTGAAATCCCGCAAATCAGTCCCGACGAACGTCAACATAATTGGCAGCGGATCGGCAATGCCCGTGGTCTCAATTACCAGATAATCAATTTGTTCTTCCCGTGCCATGACGTCATATACCGCATCGACCAAACTGTCATTGATCGTGCAACAAATGCAGCCATTGCTTAGCTGCACCATATCTTCGTCAATCGATACCAAAAGCTGGCTATCAATATCAATATCGCCAAACTCATTGACCAAAACCGCCACTTTCAAATTCTGGCGGTTACTGAGAATATGATTCAGCAGAGTGGTCTTACCACTACCCAGAAACCCTGTGATAATCGTGACCGGCATACCGCGCTTCGGCAACTGGAGGGTTGTCTGCTCCTGATGTTCAGCCGATAAATTGACCATGTTTTTCTCCGCGAATAGTGAAGTGAGGATGCGTTCGAAGCCAGGCTAATTGTGGTGATATGACCGCAGCAGATACAGTATAATGATAATCATTATCGCAAATCTCACAATAGCATCCCCAGTCAAATAACATCCCCAGTCAATGGCAGCTTTTTCAATTCAACAACTGCAAAATAATCTGATCGATGAAACATACCTTAACTGACCCGCCGAAACTAACCCGGGCACAGCAGGCGGTTCTGGATTTATTGCGCGATGTGTCCCAGGCCATTGCCGCACAAGATTTGTTCATGATGTTGCGACAAACACGTTCAATTGGCTTGGCGACGGTTTACCGATCGTTAGAAACTTTAAAGACGCGGGGTTTAGTCAAATGCGTTACTGGACAACCGGGTGAGGCGCTGTACAGTTTAGTCGGACAAGACGTGCACCACCTCAAATGCCTATCCTGTGATCAATCAGTGCAATTGGAAAATTGTCCATTGTCCGGAGTGACACAAGAACTTCAGACGACTCAGCAATTCAAAATTTACTATCACACACTCGACTTTTTCGGTGTTTGTCCTGATTGTCAGCGTTCACAACAGTAGGTTTCTGATGCCGCTGACATGGAGGTTGTACGACTAATCGATCGATAAATTTAAAGTGGAATAAAAAATAAATCTGTAGTACTTTGCCACCCACTTTCTATAAGATCAATGCTGAACGACTCCAATTACAGGATGCATTGCTATGGATTGTCAAACTGCGCGACAAGTATATTTAACGGACACACATGTCAAAAATATTCGATCGCGATTTCCTAATGCGTTTGCTTTTCTAGCCCAGCAAGCTCAAGCGTTTCTTGATCGACAACCCGATCGGTTTGACCAAGCGGTGAAACAGATTGTGGGAGAAACTCGCTTTCCCTATCGCGTGGTACATCAAGATGAAAAAACTCAGCTTTCCCAGGATATTTCGGAATTGCTGGGTGATATTACTTCTCGACTGCTAGTAGAGCGGCATTTTTCCGAAAAACTTGGCCACACCATTTTCTTTAGTACTGTTTGCTGTGATGGGCATATCACGACCGATCGGGCTTTGACTTTAGAAGAAGTTTTACCGAT
It includes:
- a CDS encoding metallophosphoesterase family protein, which gives rise to MKIAVMSCIHGNYEALNEVLCDIDAQQVEQIFCLGDLVGYGPHPNAVVEMIRSLDIPTVQGCWDEDIVDGLNACECSYPSLIAERRGKAAHVWTDQALHPENREFLAQLPLTLRHDNLCFVHGSPHNQHEYLMPEMDAFAAMERVMATEADVLFCGHTHIPYVRQFDQGQFTVKVNSVTVKSNQKAKQKTITQEFTTSLKKIVNAGSVGEPRHGRPNATYVIYETETQNVTLREVEYDYQKTCAAIIEKGLPEIFAWRLARGWEYAERADDPSHICER
- a CDS encoding metallothionein translates to MTTITQMKCACPDCLCIVNLNDAVMKEQKPYCSQACANGHTDGGNCAQSSCGCH
- a CDS encoding metallophosphatase, yielding MAWAILSGIVGNLRAYEAVLADVRQSRLAIDEMFILGDVIGPQGDNAALIKRLYQRRPGEPRVAVCQGWWEEQLLILHGLGRTGEPTALIEQYGAAMTKTLWDAVPRELVRQIQSWEFGIFELDCLLAHGSSLGVDDVLTPDTPVVTLVDRLQRMEANYLFCGRSGLTFDYEIAMGQIQSTVQTLDQPATNQSRELPTKHIVGVGNVGGGEQATYTLFYPESGQIQFQQVACQTSPKGFGR
- a CDS encoding metal ABC transporter solute-binding protein, Zn/Mn family, which translates into the protein MRSLFSRLFFLATILTVVGGGFAGCSSSPTSSTDNRTAEKSNTAAQTQVVATYSVLCDLAERIAQSTAQINCLIEAGVDPHVYQVTPDDRKAIDTAKLVLYGGYGFEPGIIKLIASAPESVQKIAVHEQAVAQPLQGGHDHDHAKEEGHDHDHDHDKAKKSANAASAEADPHVWHNAQHGIAMVKVIQQQLTQASPENKAVYAKNAQQIIDRLTAIDTWIKTAIATIPAKQRKLVTTHEALAYYGAAYGIPIEGALQGISTDVKATPTRIKELVDDVKASQVPTVFTESTANLAMMQALAQDAQVKVSEKQLFSDGLGDAGSGAETYEKMLVANTKAIVEGLGGQPSPPPVP
- a CDS encoding TGBp1 family protein, with the protein product MSLQITWVAGATGAGKTTWIRDHIDSLAVPCAYWHYAADAQSIEPSTIDATYLSYVCPGLRILRAAPSHGELAKLAEQVQHLLIELPSDIDRATLPELTATPAEYLWIQASNLAVDVGWASRTIAGGHGSSSTSPSQSIDLTGEILDPPSLAMLWTEITQGAYGEVQRAKALLETIEGYPLYFDYVAGSVQTDYEELEITRNLQGRPQRFSGLSIIGEVNHRTLQQSLKDASLDDRLIEYYQSQIQSMLQSPSVS
- a CDS encoding CobW family GTP-binding protein; the encoded protein is MVNLSAEHQEQTTLQLPKRGMPVTIITGFLGSGKTTLLNHILSNRQNLKVAVLVNEFGDIDIDSQLLVSIDEDMVQLSNGCICCTINDSLVDAVYDVMAREEQIDYLVIETTGIADPLPIMLTFVGTDLRDFTRLDSVITLVDAETFTPEHFQSEAAFNQITYGDIILLNKTDLVDAAKVSEVEVTIHEIKAGARILQSQHGRVPLSALLDVGGADTDAYAGLIQEEIERSATDSDNHRHHHSDHTHGHDSHDHSADHSHAHHHDHDHPHDHEHHHHHSDHLTQDGFISIAYESDQPFSIVAFQKFLEALSVDVFRAKGILWFEDIPSRHIFQLTGKRYQLDTDQWPTAQRKNQVVVIGRNLEPTIIRHQLANCHAKSPHPTSTHFSYSH
- the folE gene encoding GTP cyclohydrolase I FolE, which translates into the protein MTAQIPAESLANVTANETLAQISTSAKPRVSDEEMQQAVRTLLIGLGEDPDREGLIDTPKRVVKALQHLTSGYNQSLDELLNGAIFHEDANEMVLVRDIDLFSSCEHHILPILGRVHIAYIPNGKVIGLSKLARIAEMYARRLQVQERLTNQIAEALQGLLQPQGVAVVVEATHMCMVMRGVQKPGSWTVTSAMRGCFADDARTRREFMDLIRHTPQFH
- a CDS encoding Fur family transcriptional regulator, whose amino-acid sequence is MKHTLTDPPKLTRAQQAVLDLLRDVSQAIAAQDLFMMLRQTRSIGLATVYRSLETLKTRGLVKCVTGQPGEALYSLVGQDVHHLKCLSCDQSVQLENCPLSGVTQELQTTQQFKIYYHTLDFFGVCPDCQRSQQ
- a CDS encoding CobW family GTP-binding protein, whose product is MLESLDGVRNQKLPVTIITGFLGSGKTTLLNRILQNRQDLKVAVLVNEFGDINIDSQLLMTVGEDMVELSNGCICCTINDSLANTVYEVLARPEKLDYLIVETTGVADPLPIALTFLGSELRDLTYVDGILTVVDAENFSLKQGEAAVKQIMYGDIALLNKTDLVTTDRLGKVETQIHETKEGARILHMQHGEVPLPLILDVKLAQSENYPLEITETENQPKPRHLQNDGYLSVSFQSKRPFSLRKFQHFLDNQLPVNIYRMKGILWFEESPARHVFQLSGRRFHLDDSTWEDQPSNQLVCIGHKINPIEIQQYLANCLA